One window from the genome of Bacilli bacterium encodes:
- a CDS encoding helix-turn-helix domain-containing protein, whose protein sequence is MANEPENIMPEKWVNLEDIAIHLSMSEDTVRTWVKDGKLPFYRAGKRYKFKISEVDEWIRAGKIKE, encoded by the coding sequence ATGGCAAACGAACCTGAGAATATCATGCCTGAGAAATGGGTGAATCTTGAAGATATCGCCATCCATTTGAGCATGAGTGAAGATACCGTGCGTACTTGGGTTAAAGATGGTAAATTGCCCTTTTATAGGGCAGGCAAACGTTACAAATTTAAAATTTCAGAAGTTGATGAATGGATACGAGCAGGCAAAATTAAAGAATGA
- a CDS encoding ATP-binding protein: MKQVVFISGKGGTGKSTIVASLSLLVKNKIMADCDVDAPNLHLLIKGERLRKNDYYGAECAVIDTDKCISCGICRETCRFDAISDDIKIVPMKCEGCGACTLVCPQEAISLMDVKIGKTYVDYTDRGIFSHALLDIGAEGSGKLVTEVKENLFAFINGEEWALIDGSPGIGCSVIASITGADAVVAVCEPTKSGQSDLERVLGVARHFGIPAFVCINKYDLNLEITEEIQAFCERNEFSLIGKLPFEPAIVKALQTLKTPVEAGIENIVTAIEHVWSELKTQLATQ; encoded by the coding sequence GTGAAGCAGGTCGTATTCATCAGCGGCAAAGGCGGAACGGGGAAAAGCACGATCGTCGCTTCGCTGAGCCTTCTCGTAAAGAATAAGATCATGGCGGACTGCGATGTGGACGCGCCTAATCTGCATCTGCTGATCAAAGGTGAACGGTTGCGTAAGAATGATTATTATGGCGCTGAGTGTGCAGTCATCGATACGGACAAGTGTATATCTTGTGGCATTTGCAGGGAAACATGCCGGTTTGACGCGATTTCTGATGACATAAAAATTGTGCCGATGAAATGCGAAGGATGCGGGGCTTGTACACTTGTTTGTCCGCAGGAAGCAATTTCACTGATGGATGTGAAAATCGGAAAAACCTATGTAGATTACACAGACCGCGGCATATTCTCCCATGCGCTTCTGGATATCGGCGCGGAAGGTTCCGGGAAACTGGTAACGGAGGTCAAGGAAAATCTATTCGCCTTTATCAACGGAGAAGAATGGGCGCTGATCGATGGTTCTCCGGGTATCGGATGTTCTGTTATTGCATCTATCACAGGTGCTGATGCGGTTGTTGCGGTATGCGAGCCTACGAAATCAGGGCAAAGCGATTTGGAAAGAGTGCTCGGCGTAGCAAGACATTTCGGGATTCCCGCATTTGTATGTATCAATAAGTATGACTTAAATCTCGAAATCACCGAAGAGATCCAAGCGTTTTGCGAAAGAAACGAGTTCTCTTTGATCGGTAAATTGCCATTCGAGCCAGCCATTGTAAAAGCGCTGCAGACGCTGAAAACTCCAGTTGAAGCCGGTATTGAAAATATCGTGACAGCGATTGAGCATGTATGGAGTGAATTGAAAACGCAGCTTGCCACGCAATAA
- a CDS encoding ATP-binding protein: MKIAVLSGKGGTGKTTVAASLAVALSNSQYIDCDVEEPNGALFLRPEINETIPVNVLVPKVDEEKCDGCGACAKACRFNALAVVKKKVLLFPEVCHHCGACAIACPQKAITEVQREIGVVEADKDGHFLQGRLNIGEPITIPIIQKLKQCMRKDAINILDCSPGASCTVVQTIDSCDYCILVTEPTPFGLHDLKIAVALVRKMNIPFGVVLNKAMDEDQSIQTYCMQEKIPVLMEIPFLREIAENYSKGLLPVQMDAEWGYQFMQMFSRINGGEAL; encoded by the coding sequence ATGAAGATAGCGGTACTAAGCGGAAAAGGCGGCACCGGGAAAACGACAGTCGCTGCAAGCCTTGCTGTTGCGCTGAGCAACAGCCAATATATTGATTGCGATGTTGAGGAACCCAACGGCGCACTGTTTTTAAGGCCTGAAATCAACGAAACAATTCCCGTCAATGTTCTGGTACCCAAGGTCGATGAAGAGAAATGCGATGGGTGTGGAGCCTGCGCAAAAGCTTGCCGGTTCAATGCCCTTGCAGTCGTTAAGAAAAAGGTGCTCCTATTTCCTGAGGTGTGTCATCACTGCGGCGCGTGTGCGATTGCATGTCCACAAAAAGCGATCACAGAAGTGCAAAGAGAAATCGGTGTTGTGGAAGCGGATAAAGACGGACATTTTTTGCAGGGCAGGCTCAATATCGGAGAGCCAATCACAATACCGATCATACAAAAATTAAAGCAATGTATGCGAAAGGACGCAATCAATATTCTTGATTGTTCTCCGGGTGCGTCCTGTACTGTCGTGCAAACAATCGACAGCTGCGATTATTGTATCCTGGTGACCGAACCGACACCTTTTGGTCTGCATGATCTGAAGATTGCTGTTGCGCTGGTAAGGAAAATGAACATACCTTTCGGCGTTGTACTGAATAAAGCAATGGATGAGGATCAAAGCATTCAAACCTATTGCATGCAAGAGAAAATACCCGTATTGATGGAGATACCGTTTTTACGGGAGATCGCTGAAAACTATTCAAAAGGTTTACTGCCAGTGCAGATGGATGCGGAATGGGGCTATCAATTCATGCAGATGTTTTCCAGGATCAATGGAGGTGAAGCGCTGTGA
- a CDS encoding FAD-dependent oxidoreductase: protein MIKTDVLVIGGSATGLVAAMTAKSNYPDKSVTLIRKEEKVMIPCGIPYIFSTVECSDNNVLPDGGLKNLGVEIIIGEVTSVDAKAKVCAVKNGESIEYDKLILGTGSLPSVPAWLKGSNLQNVFTIPKNKTYLDELHKKLDGLEKVVVIGAGFIGVEMSDELNKAGKNVTLVEILPRVLGATFDDEFAAEAERLLVERGVHVKTNCGVKEIMGDQSVNKVTLNNGETLDADAVILALGYLPNTELAKSMGLEINDFGFIKADQYRRTSIKDVFAAGDCAAKIDFATGMPSRIMLASTACTEARTAGMNIYELSTVNTFRGTIGIYSTCIGETAFGVAGLIEQNAIAEGFKIVTGSFTGVNRHPGKIADAHKETVKLIVSKQSGVILGGEVMGGKCAGQLVNVIGVAIQSHMTVNDLLMMQIGTQPMLTASPAGFPLIKAAEAVAKTLKHS, encoded by the coding sequence ATGATCAAAACAGATGTACTGGTAATTGGTGGAAGCGCTACGGGCCTTGTGGCTGCAATGACAGCAAAATCAAATTATCCGGACAAAAGCGTAACGCTGATCCGAAAAGAAGAAAAGGTGATGATTCCCTGCGGGATACCCTATATATTCAGCACGGTTGAATGCAGTGACAATAACGTGCTGCCTGACGGCGGTCTTAAAAACCTCGGCGTTGAAATCATCATAGGCGAAGTAACAAGCGTGGATGCAAAAGCGAAAGTGTGCGCTGTAAAAAACGGCGAATCGATCGAATACGACAAGTTGATACTGGGTACGGGTTCACTCCCGTCCGTACCTGCCTGGCTGAAAGGCTCGAATTTACAGAACGTCTTCACCATTCCCAAGAACAAAACATACCTCGACGAACTGCATAAAAAGCTGGACGGCCTTGAAAAAGTCGTCGTGATCGGCGCGGGTTTTATCGGCGTTGAGATGTCCGATGAACTCAACAAAGCCGGGAAAAACGTTACCCTTGTAGAAATCCTGCCCCGTGTTCTTGGCGCTACGTTTGACGACGAATTTGCAGCCGAAGCGGAACGCTTGCTGGTCGAGCGCGGCGTCCATGTGAAAACGAACTGCGGCGTCAAAGAGATCATGGGTGATCAGAGCGTGAACAAAGTGACACTAAACAACGGCGAAACGCTGGATGCAGATGCTGTGATCCTTGCGCTGGGCTATCTCCCGAATACGGAACTGGCGAAGTCTATGGGGCTTGAGATCAATGATTTTGGGTTCATCAAGGCGGACCAGTACCGGCGTACAAGTATTAAGGACGTTTTTGCGGCAGGCGACTGCGCGGCCAAGATTGATTTCGCGACCGGTATGCCCAGCAGGATCATGCTCGCCTCGACGGCGTGTACCGAAGCAAGAACAGCCGGAATGAATATCTATGAGCTCAGTACAGTGAATACGTTCCGTGGTACAATTGGTATTTACTCTACCTGTATTGGAGAAACCGCGTTCGGCGTGGCAGGCCTGATTGAGCAGAACGCAATTGCTGAAGGATTTAAAATCGTGACCGGCTCGTTTACGGGCGTCAACAGGCACCCGGGCAAAATAGCGGATGCGCATAAAGAAACGGTCAAGCTGATTGTTTCCAAGCAGTCCGGCGTTATCCTGGGTGGCGAAGTCATGGGCGGCAAGTGCGCTGGACAACTTGTCAACGTGATCGGCGTTGCCATCCAAAGCCACATGACGGTCAACGACCTGCTGATGATGCAGATCGGAACACAGCCCATGCTGACTGCGTCGCCGGCCGGTTTCCCGTTGATCAAAGCTGCGGAAGCTGTGGCGAAAACGCTGAAACACTCCTAA
- a CDS encoding DUF2800 domain-containing protein, which yields MSDGVKHSLLSPSSSHRWIACPPSARLTENYPDSSSGYAQEGTLAHHVAEKKLLYRLGKTKVATTCDDLEMDEHTDDYIAFVSEQLEGLTDPKVYVEQRVDCSQWVPGCSGTCDTLIISDGILHIIDLKYGRGVKVDAEGNDQLRIYALGALEMFGFLYPIHTVRMSIFQPRLQNCSTWEITCEDIEAWAVEVLKPAADLAWYGNGNYKAGDHCQFCKAKAECRERADANLALASYDFAEPALLLAGEIAVILGKIDNLVSWASDVKDFALAEALRGVQYDGWKVVEGRSNRKYRDETAVAEVVKAVGLDPYEHKVIGITAMTSLLGKKRFEEIIGGLVTKPQGKPVLAPVADKRQALNITTAAEDFADPTQI from the coding sequence ATGAGCGATGGCGTAAAACACTCCCTGCTATCACCATCGTCGAGTCACCGCTGGATTGCGTGTCCTCCAAGCGCTCGACTGACGGAAAACTACCCGGATTCGTCGTCGGGCTATGCACAGGAAGGGACGCTCGCACACCATGTCGCAGAGAAAAAACTGTTATACCGGCTCGGCAAAACCAAAGTCGCGACAACATGCGATGACCTCGAGATGGATGAGCACACGGACGATTACATCGCTTTCGTCAGCGAACAACTGGAAGGGCTAACGGATCCCAAGGTCTATGTGGAACAGCGTGTGGACTGCTCGCAGTGGGTTCCCGGCTGTTCCGGCACCTGTGACACGCTCATCATCTCGGACGGCATTCTTCACATCATTGACCTGAAATACGGACGCGGCGTGAAGGTGGATGCGGAAGGTAACGACCAGCTTCGGATCTACGCCCTGGGAGCACTGGAGATGTTTGGTTTCCTGTATCCCATTCATACGGTGCGGATGTCCATCTTCCAACCGAGATTGCAGAACTGCTCCACCTGGGAAATCACCTGCGAGGACATCGAAGCCTGGGCGGTAGAAGTCTTGAAACCCGCAGCGGATCTGGCGTGGTATGGCAACGGCAATTATAAAGCTGGCGACCATTGCCAGTTCTGTAAGGCCAAAGCGGAATGCCGGGAACGTGCCGATGCGAATCTGGCGCTCGCCTCATACGACTTCGCTGAGCCCGCCCTGCTGCTGGCCGGTGAAATCGCCGTCATTCTCGGAAAGATTGACAATCTGGTTTCCTGGGCATCGGACGTGAAAGACTTTGCTCTCGCCGAAGCGCTCAGGGGCGTGCAATACGACGGCTGGAAAGTGGTTGAGGGCAGAAGCAATCGTAAGTATAGGGATGAAACAGCAGTGGCAGAGGTCGTTAAAGCTGTCGGGCTGGATCCATATGAACACAAAGTCATCGGCATCACCGCGATGACGTCGCTTCTGGGAAAGAAGCGATTTGAAGAAATTATCGGGGGGCTTGTCACCAAGCCCCAAGGCAAACCGGTGCTTGCTCCGGTGGCGGACAAGCGCCAAGCGCTAAACATCACAACGGCGGCGGAGGATTTCGCCGACCCCACCCAAATATAG
- a CDS encoding DUF2815 family protein translates to MENTANKNAVNPTKIITDVCRLSYANIWRAKSINGGTPKYSTSILIPKSDTKTVAKVKAAIQAAYEEGESKLKGNSRSMPPLASLKSPLRDGDTERPDDEAYAGHWFLNANSNTAPGVVDVNREPIYDTSEIYSGVYARASLTFYAFNSNGNRGIACGLQNIQKVRDGESLGSRAKAEDDFDDDFSAEGSDGDFLN, encoded by the coding sequence ATGGAAAACACGGCCAACAAAAACGCAGTTAACCCCACAAAGATCATCACCGATGTGTGCCGTCTCAGCTATGCAAACATTTGGCGGGCAAAATCGATCAACGGCGGTACGCCCAAGTATTCTACCAGCATCCTGATCCCCAAGAGCGATACGAAAACCGTCGCGAAGGTCAAAGCAGCCATCCAGGCAGCTTACGAAGAAGGCGAATCGAAGCTCAAGGGCAACAGCCGGTCCATGCCGCCCCTCGCTTCTCTCAAGAGCCCTTTGCGCGACGGTGACACCGAGCGCCCGGATGACGAGGCGTATGCGGGGCACTGGTTCCTGAACGCCAACAGCAATACTGCCCCCGGCGTGGTGGATGTGAACCGCGAGCCCATCTACGACACCAGCGAGATCTACTCCGGCGTTTATGCCCGCGCGTCGCTTACGTTCTACGCCTTCAATTCCAATGGCAATCGCGGCATCGCCTGCGGCCTGCAGAATATCCAGAAGGTCCGCGACGGGGAGTCCCTCGGTAGCCGCGCCAAAGCAGAGGACGATTTCGACGACGATTTCTCGGCTGAAGGCAGCGATGGCGATTTCCTGAACTGA
- a CDS encoding DNA polymerase: MKTISMDIESYSSVDLTKSGVYKYAEADDFEILLFGYCIDNGEVQVVALANGETIPPDVLDALTDDVVEKWAFNANFERVCLSRYLLDMGISFDPLADNGFSSSSLGQTRFLNPASWRCSMIWSAYMGLPLSLEKVGAVLGLEKQKLSEGKDLIRYFCKPCAATIANGKRTRNLPEYAPDKWELFKSYNHRDVETELAIQARLAKFPVPDSIWEEYRQDQEINDRGVLLDMTLVRNAIIANEQSKGELLTKMQALTALDNPNSVSQMKDWLAENGMETDTLGKKAVAELLKTAPAPLGEVLALRQQLAKSSVKKYQAMETVACADHRARGLFQYYGANRTGRAAGRLIQCQNLPQNHMPDLEQARSLVRSGDFTTLNLLYDSVPNVLSELIRTAFVPKTGCKFIVADFSSIEAVVLAWLAGETWTLEAYAQKHDLYIENAEIMFGVPKGSLDKKSPLRQKSKIAVLACGYSGSVGALKAFGALEMGLLESELKPLVDAWRAANPNVVRFWWDADKAAKAAVNQKRITETHGIRFSCQSDMLFITLPNGRKLAYVKPRIGVNRFGSECVTYEGIGANKKWERIESSPGKWVENITQATARDILYYALSTFRNADVVMHIHDEVVIEADLRMSLPAVCEQMSRVPPWASGLPLRCDGYETSFYQKD, from the coding sequence ATGAAAACGATCAGTATGGATATTGAAAGCTACTCATCCGTCGACCTGACGAAGTCAGGCGTGTATAAGTACGCCGAAGCGGATGATTTTGAGATTCTCCTGTTCGGTTATTGCATAGACAACGGCGAGGTTCAGGTTGTAGCCCTTGCCAATGGTGAAACCATACCGCCAGATGTGCTCGACGCGCTGACGGATGACGTCGTTGAGAAATGGGCCTTTAATGCCAATTTTGAGAGAGTTTGCCTATCCCGCTACCTGTTGGATATGGGGATCAGCTTCGACCCGCTTGCCGATAATGGTTTTTCTTCTTCAAGCTTAGGCCAGACGCGGTTCCTGAACCCAGCGTCATGGCGGTGTTCTATGATTTGGAGCGCTTATATGGGCTTGCCGCTTTCCTTGGAGAAGGTTGGTGCGGTATTGGGGCTTGAGAAGCAAAAACTGTCAGAGGGCAAAGACCTCATTCGTTATTTCTGCAAACCCTGTGCGGCGACCATTGCAAACGGTAAACGCACCCGTAACCTACCCGAGTACGCGCCTGATAAGTGGGAATTGTTTAAATCCTATAACCACCGCGACGTAGAAACAGAACTGGCCATTCAGGCAAGACTGGCTAAGTTCCCCGTACCGGACAGCATCTGGGAGGAGTATCGCCAGGATCAGGAGATCAACGACCGGGGTGTGCTGCTGGATATGACGCTGGTCCGGAACGCCATCATCGCCAACGAACAGTCGAAGGGTGAACTGCTGACAAAAATGCAGGCGTTAACCGCTCTGGATAACCCGAACTCCGTGTCGCAGATGAAGGACTGGCTCGCTGAAAACGGCATGGAAACGGACACCCTCGGGAAAAAAGCAGTTGCCGAACTGCTCAAGACCGCGCCGGCACCGCTGGGCGAGGTCCTTGCACTCCGCCAGCAGCTAGCGAAAAGTTCTGTGAAGAAGTATCAGGCGATGGAGACCGTGGCTTGTGCCGATCATCGCGCAAGAGGACTGTTCCAGTATTACGGCGCGAACCGGACCGGCCGAGCTGCTGGACGTTTAATCCAATGTCAGAACCTGCCCCAGAACCATATGCCGGACCTCGAACAGGCGCGTTCCCTTGTTCGCAGTGGAGATTTTACGACGCTAAACTTGCTCTATGATTCTGTCCCTAACGTCCTGTCCGAACTCATACGCACAGCATTCGTGCCAAAAACCGGATGCAAATTCATCGTTGCGGATTTCAGCAGTATTGAAGCAGTCGTGTTGGCGTGGCTTGCGGGTGAGACCTGGACGCTAGAGGCTTACGCCCAGAAGCACGACCTTTATATCGAAAACGCCGAGATCATGTTTGGTGTGCCCAAAGGCTCCCTTGATAAAAAATCACCGCTGCGCCAGAAATCCAAAATCGCGGTGCTAGCTTGTGGCTATTCCGGCTCGGTTGGTGCATTGAAGGCATTCGGGGCCTTGGAAATGGGGCTGCTGGAAAGCGAACTCAAGCCCCTCGTGGACGCCTGGCGAGCGGCGAATCCCAACGTCGTACGGTTCTGGTGGGATGCAGATAAAGCTGCCAAGGCAGCCGTCAATCAAAAAAGAATCACCGAAACCCACGGCATCCGCTTCAGCTGCCAAAGCGATATGTTGTTCATCACCTTGCCCAACGGACGAAAGCTGGCGTATGTCAAGCCCCGCATCGGTGTAAACCGCTTCGGATCGGAGTGCGTGACCTACGAGGGCATAGGCGCGAACAAGAAGTGGGAGCGCATCGAGTCATCGCCTGGCAAGTGGGTGGAGAACATCACCCAGGCTACGGCGCGCGACATTCTCTACTATGCGTTGTCTACATTCCGCAATGCAGACGTTGTGATGCATATCCATGACGAGGTAGTCATCGAGGCCGACCTGCGCATGAGCCTTCCTGCAGTCTGTGAACAGATGAGCCGTGTACCACCCTGGGCTTCGGGCCTGCCTCTCCGCTGCGATGGCTACGAAACATCCTTTTATCAAAAAGATTGA
- a CDS encoding NifB/NifX family molybdenum-iron cluster-binding protein translates to MKIAVSATGITMDSQMDQRFGRAASFIIVQTETMEFEALDNTASASAGGAGISAAQMIADKDVKAIITGNVGPNAMNVLKAASIEIYKGHNASVKENVEQYNKGTLEKTQTTVPSHFGMGLKS, encoded by the coding sequence ATGAAAATTGCAGTATCTGCAACAGGGATTACAATGGATAGCCAGATGGATCAGCGGTTCGGACGAGCGGCAAGCTTCATTATAGTTCAAACAGAAACGATGGAATTTGAAGCACTGGATAACACCGCGTCGGCATCTGCGGGCGGAGCCGGGATCTCGGCTGCTCAGATGATCGCGGATAAGGATGTCAAAGCGATTATCACGGGCAATGTCGGCCCTAACGCCATGAACGTGCTCAAAGCCGCAAGTATAGAAATATACAAAGGTCACAATGCTTCCGTAAAAGAGAATGTCGAACAATACAACAAAGGGACGCTCGAAAAAACCCAAACCACAGTACCGTCACACTTTGGCATGGGATTGAAATCATGA
- a CDS encoding DNA ligase, with the protein MAPGKAQQLGHELASLAASISEIAEDLITMGNADHSSVGNEPASQTEALTTQTPTLEEVRGILADKASTGHREAVQALIHKHGAQRLSDIDPSEFDVLITEARAIQ; encoded by the coding sequence ATGGCACCCGGCAAAGCGCAGCAACTCGGTCATGAACTCGCAAGCCTGGCAGCGTCCATATCCGAAATCGCGGAGGACCTTATAACGATGGGCAATGCTGACCACAGCAGCGTGGGCAATGAACCGGCATCGCAGACGGAGGCTCTAACCACCCAAACGCCCACCCTGGAAGAAGTACGAGGCATCTTGGCGGACAAAGCGTCAACCGGTCACCGGGAGGCAGTGCAAGCCCTGATTCATAAACATGGTGCGCAAAGGCTGTCCGACATCGATCCATCTGAGTTTGACGTCCTGATTACGGAAGCGAGGGCCATCCAATGA
- a CDS encoding radical SAM protein: protein MLVFGPVPSRRLGQSLGINHIPPKACPYSCVYCQLGRTNHMSTKRRDFYMPEEIYAQTKQKLSDIGGEHVDYLTFVPDGEPTLDIHLGRHLDLLKPFGIKTAVITNASLLWMDDVQEDLIKADWVSVKIDAVDQDIWHKIDRPHGALRLDRILQGVMDFARKFGGTLVTETMLVHGLNDHKAHIKEIADCISCIKPEKAYLLVPTRPPAETSVFKPTEESLRNAYDIFRQNDLKVECIAGDEGDNFYFSDDFINDLLSITAVHPVKEDVVLDLLKRQGLDRSVIDQLVSKQMINSYEYEGKRFYRRNL from the coding sequence ATGTTGGTATTTGGGCCTGTGCCATCTCGGCGGTTGGGGCAAAGTCTAGGCATCAATCACATCCCACCCAAAGCATGCCCCTATTCGTGTGTTTATTGTCAGCTCGGCCGGACAAACCATATGAGCACAAAAAGACGCGATTTTTATATGCCTGAAGAAATATACGCTCAAACCAAGCAAAAGCTATCCGATATAGGCGGGGAACATGTGGATTATCTGACCTTTGTTCCGGATGGCGAACCGACATTGGATATCCATTTAGGACGGCATCTTGATTTACTAAAACCATTTGGCATTAAAACTGCGGTCATCACTAACGCGTCGCTGTTATGGATGGATGACGTTCAAGAGGATTTGATCAAAGCCGACTGGGTATCTGTGAAAATTGACGCGGTCGATCAGGATATCTGGCATAAGATCGACAGACCGCATGGCGCGCTTAGATTGGATAGGATTTTACAGGGTGTGATGGATTTTGCACGAAAATTTGGAGGAACGCTTGTCACAGAAACGATGTTGGTTCATGGGTTGAATGACCATAAGGCGCATATCAAAGAAATCGCGGATTGTATCAGTTGCATCAAACCCGAAAAAGCATATCTGCTTGTTCCAACCAGACCGCCCGCAGAAACAAGCGTTTTTAAACCGACGGAAGAGTCGTTGCGAAATGCGTACGATATATTTCGTCAAAACGATCTTAAAGTGGAATGTATTGCAGGGGATGAAGGCGACAATTTCTATTTTTCAGATGATTTTATCAATGACTTATTGAGCATTACAGCAGTTCATCCGGTGAAAGAAGACGTCGTGCTTGATTTGCTGAAAAGGCAGGGTTTGGACAGATCGGTTATCGATCAGCTTGTCAGTAAACAGATGATCAATTCATACGAATATGAAGGAAAGCGGTTCTATAGAAGGAACCTGTAA
- a CDS encoding DUF5320 domain-containing protein has translation MMPRGDGTGPMGQGPVGGGNAGRGGRIGRMGGSMAAGPGGVCVCPKCGEKVSHQVGTSCTSLSCPKCGAKMVRGQ, from the coding sequence ATGATGCCAAGAGGAGATGGAACAGGCCCTATGGGTCAAGGTCCTGTCGGCGGGGGCAACGCAGGCAGGGGTGGTAGAATCGGCCGGATGGGAGGCAGTATGGCTGCAGGCCCCGGAGGAGTTTGCGTTTGCCCAAAATGCGGTGAGAAAGTATCGCATCAGGTGGGAACGTCTTGCACCTCGCTGTCTTGTCCAAAATGTGGAGCAAAGATGGTCAGAGGCCAGTAA
- a CDS encoding DUF5320 domain-containing protein produces the protein MPRGDGTGPMGMGPMTGRARGYCAGFAAPGYTNIGFGMGRGRGFRRIYFATGTPGWARYGANPSGFAANAFTGAMPDVDEKQALQSQAAFLESQLTQIRKRLKGFEEAE, from the coding sequence ATGCCAAGGGGAGACGGAACCGGACCTATGGGAATGGGTCCGATGACAGGACGAGCCAGGGGCTACTGTGCGGGATTTGCAGCACCCGGATATACAAACATCGGGTTTGGTATGGGGCGCGGGCGTGGCTTCAGAAGGATTTACTTTGCAACCGGCACGCCAGGCTGGGCACGCTACGGTGCTAATCCAAGTGGATTTGCAGCGAATGCCTTTACAGGGGCGATGCCTGATGTGGACGAAAAGCAAGCTCTGCAAAGTCAAGCTGCCTTTTTGGAAAGCCAGTTAACGCAAATACGCAAACGATTGAAAGGCTTTGAAGAAGCCGAGTAA
- a CDS encoding metal-dependent transcriptional regulator, producing the protein MTMHGYIGKLTPSKENYLKVMLELPSKEGIRSTDIANALGVSKASVSSMMNILREAGYVTKEKYGTVSLTKNGQNAAAEVKKRNELLKRFLHNFLGVEASIAAEDACRLEHLISPETADQIARQLKKLSE; encoded by the coding sequence ATGACGATGCATGGCTACATAGGAAAGCTTACTCCGTCCAAAGAGAATTATTTGAAGGTTATGCTGGAATTACCCAGCAAGGAAGGCATACGTTCGACTGACATCGCAAATGCGCTTGGTGTTTCCAAAGCCAGCGTTAGCAGCATGATGAATATTCTCAGAGAGGCGGGTTACGTTACCAAAGAAAAATATGGCACTGTCTCCTTAACGAAGAATGGCCAAAACGCGGCTGCCGAGGTTAAAAAAAGAAACGAATTACTCAAAAGGTTTCTTCATAACTTCCTTGGTGTCGAAGCTTCCATTGCCGCAGAGGATGCCTGCCGATTGGAACACCTGATCAGCCCCGAAACGGCAGATCAAATTGCCCGGCAGCTTAAAAAGCTTTCTGAATGA